A genomic stretch from Salvelinus fontinalis isolate EN_2023a unplaced genomic scaffold, ASM2944872v1 scaffold_0178, whole genome shotgun sequence includes:
- the LOC129844128 gene encoding zinc finger protein 135-like: MLLLMKSLSRSEHLKKHQQRSTGKGTHCCSDCGKRFTSSGITIHQRTHTGEKPYSCGQCGKRCTTFGQLTQHQRIHTGEKPYSCGQCGKSFGASRDLTVHQRTHTGEKPYSCGQCGKSFTTSGQLTLQQRTHTGEKPYSCDQCGKSFTTSGQLTLHQRTHTGEKPYSCDQCGKSFTTSGSLTVHQRTHTGEKPYSCGQCGKSFGQSSTLTLHQRIHTGEKPYSCGQCGKSFGASSTLTLHQRIHTGEKSYSCGQCGKSFARSGHLTLHQRTHTGEKPYSCGQCGKSFTTSSNLTVHQRTHTGEKSYSCGQCGKSFGRSDQLTSHQRTHTGEKPYSCGQCGKSFGQSSTLTLHQRIHTGEKSYSCGQCGKSFGRSDQLTSHQRTHTGEKPYSCGQCGKSFGQSSTLTLHQRIHTGEKPYVQCDKIHT, from the exons atgttactactaat gaagagtctctccagatcagaacacctcaagaaacaccagcagagatccacagggaagggaactcactgctgctctgactgtgggaagagattcacctcatcaggcattacaattcatcagagaacacacacaggagagaaaccctatagctgtggtcaatgtgggaagagatgtaCTACATTTGGCCAGctgactcaacaccagagaatacacacaggagagaaaccctatagctgtggtcaatgtgggaagagttttggtgcatctagagatctgacagtgcaccagagaacacacacaggagagaaaccttatagttgtggtcaatgtgggaagagttttactacatctggccagctgacattacaacagagaacacacacaggagagaaaccttatagctgtgatcaatgtgggaagagttttactacatctggccagctgacattacaccagagaacacacacaggagagaaaccttatagctgtgatcaatgtgggaagagttttactacatctggctctctgactgtacaccagagaacacacacaggagagaaaccgtatagctgtggtcaatgtgggaagagttttggtcaatctagcactctgactctacaccagagaatacacacaggagagaaaccgtatagctgtggtcaatgtgggaagagttttggtgcatctagcactctgactctacaccagagaatacacacaggagagaaatcttatagctgtggtcaatgtgggaagagttttgctcgATCTGGCcacctgacattacaccagagaacacacacaggagagaaaccttatagctgtggtcaatgtgggaagagttttactacatctagcaatctgactgtacaccagagaacacacacaggagagaaatcttatagctgtggtcaatgtgggaagagttttggtcgatctgACCAAttgacatcacaccagagaacacacacaggagagaaaccttatagttgtggtcaatgtgggaagagttttggtcaatctagcactctgactctacaccagagaatacacacaggagagaaatcttatagctgtggtcaatgtgggaagagttttggtcgatctgaccaactgacatcacaccagagaacacacacaggagagaaaccttatagttgtggtcaatgtgggaagagttttggtcaatctagcactctgactctacaccagagaatacacacaggagagaaaccttatgttCAGTGTGacaaaatacatacatga